The genomic DNA TGATCAGGTTCATGGTCGTCCCCGTCTTCGGCGTACGGACAAAAAATCACCCGCCGTTGATTCGCAGCGGCCGGGCTGACTCGATCTTCTTGAGGTTAGCAGTCGGTCTTCAAGATAGCAGATTTGCGGGGCGGGAAAAGGCGTGATCGGGGATTATTTAACCATGGCCATTTTCCAGGTCGTGGTCTTCCCGCCGCAAACCAGCCGGACGATGTAATGCCCGGAGGAGAGCAAGGTTCCAGCGTCGTCGCGGCCGTCCCAGATCACGGTGTGCCAGCCCGGGGTCTCCGCCGGATCGAAGCTGCGGACCCGCTGGCCACGGATGTCGAAGAGTTCCAAGGCGATCCGCTGGCCCTGGGCGCCCTCGGGGATGCCGTAGCGGATGGTCGTCTCGGGGTTGAAGGGGTTCGGATAGTTCGGCCGGAACGAGGCGTTCAGCGGGGGGCCGCCCTCCTCAGGCTGCAGTTCCGGCAGGAAGACGACGTCCGAGGGCGGGCTCATGGCGCCATTGCGCTCCAGGGCGTCGACACCCTGGACCAGGACCCGGTATTCGACCCCCAGGTCGGCCTGGAGCGTCCAAGTCGTGTCATGGGCGGTCGCTTCCAGGCGGATGTCGCCTCCGTCTCGGGAAACCCAGACGTTGTAGCTGACGGCCTGCATGCCCTGGGTCGGGGCGGACCAGTGGAAGGGGACCGGCACGACCTGCGCCTCCACCAGCACCGGCAGCAGCAGGAGCGGCAGCGCAATCAGACCGGTTGTCGTCCCTTGCAGCCGGTGATTCAAGTCGCCGTCCTCCCCAGGAAAGACCGCCGCCGAGCCGCGGACCGTGGTTGCCGAAGACGTTCCATCAAAAGCAACTACGGTGCCACCCATTCCGGACCCCTCGGTCGGGCCCGATAACACCCTCTTCTACAATAGGTTGGGAGATTCGACCGGGTCGGTGCCGGCAGCGTGGGGACATCCTGTCCGCCACATCTTGCCTGCCGGGAGTCCCGGCGGTCACACTCCTTCCGGGCAACTAACAGGAATCGGAGGCCGGCTGTCAATGATCAGATGGTGAGAATGGAAGTTTCCCGGACTTCCTCCTCGGCCCCCATGACGGGGCATGGTGCCCCGGGCGAGAGCTGCGACGGTTGCGGGGACCATCCCCGACGCACCGCGAACGTCCCTGCACGGCCTTCTCGAGGCCATAACGCATCCTGCACGGCATTCCTGCTACTGAGTTTCAGAGCCGATTCCGGGGTGATCCGGAGGCTGGTCGTCCAGGGCGGCGTAGCGCCGCCGGTCGCGGCGGCGGCGCGCGACGATGCCCGCCGTCGCGGCCGCCGCCAGCAGCACGAAGAAGGTCGGCCAGCGGGTCGCGGCGACCAGCCAACCGAAGCGCAGGCGCACCGAACCGGCGAAACGCTCGCGGAAGGCGGAAGGCTCGGCGCCCGTGACCACGCGCATCGCCGCCCGGAAATCGCCCTCGCGACGCGCGGCGTCGATCAGGCGCGGCACGACGTCGCGCCCGTGCCAGTCGCGCAGGGACTGCACGGCCAGCAGCCCGGTGCGGTAGGCCTGGTCGGCGCGCCCCGAGTCGGTGGGGAACCCGGTTTCGAGACGCGCCAGGTCCGGGACGTGCCCGTCGAGGATCAGCGACACGGTGTCGCGGAAGCGCCATTCCCCGGACAGGTCCTGGGCCAGGCCCTCGTGGAACCAGGCCGGCACGCCCGTCACGCCGGGCAGCGCCTGGTGCAGCAGGCAGTGGACCGCCTCGTGGAGCGTCACGTGGGCCGCGGTGCGGCCGCCGCCGAGCGAGCGCTCGACGTCGACCCAGGCCCGGTCGTCGGCCGCCAGGCCCACGCCCCAGTCGGCGATGCGGTCGCGGTGCAGGGCGCGGAAGCCGTCGGTGGTCATCAGCCGGATCTCGAAACGCGGGCGCGC from bacterium includes the following:
- a CDS encoding T9SS type A sorting domain-containing protein; amino-acid sequence: MNHRLQGTTTGLIALPLLLLPVLVEAQVVPVPFHWSAPTQGMQAVSYNVWVSRDGGDIRLEATAHDTTWTLQADLGVEYRVLVQGVDALERNGAMSPPSDVVFLPELQPEEGGPPLNASFRPNYPNPFNPETTIRYGIPEGAQGQRIALELFDIRGQRVRSFDPAETPGWHTVIWDGRDDAGTLLSSGHYIVRLVCGGKTTTWKMAMVK